The following DNA comes from Halorhabdus tiamatea SARL4B.
TCTTTAAGTGTCTCTGGTCACAAGGTGAGGATATAGACGGGGTTTCTGCGGGCGTCTTCGACCGGCGAGTGGTGAGTCCCCGGGTCTCAGTTCGCTCAGTCTGCCAGTCCTCGTTCCCTGGAAGCCGATCGATCGGGGGCACGTGCCCGGACCAGCGAATCGCCAGATAGCTCTGGGATCACTGCCCGACCGTTGACGTTCATCGCGTACGCCCGGACGTCCCGGCAACGGATCGCGTGCTTCTCGACGTAGTCTGGCCCTTTCGCCGTTTCGAGCTGGTCTCTGCAGCGTTCGATCTCGGTCTCGGTCGGCGGTATCTCGTCGAGATAGCGGCTGATGAGGGCCGCACCGACGTGATCCTCGACCGCGATCTCGCCCTGATAGCCCGCAGCCACGAGAGAGACGGGGTGCTCGCGTCGCCGGAGGAACCGGCCGATGGCTCGCGCGTTCAGCGGCGCGCCCACGAACACGTCGACGTCCTCGCCCCCGCGCTCGCGGAGCGTCGCCACGGTCCGGCCGCCGTTGGTCGAGGTCATGCTCACCGGCCGGCCCTCGACGTCGATGTCCTGGACGTAACTCGGCGAGTTGAAGAAGTCGTAGCCGTCCTCGGGGTCGTACTCCGCCGTGCGGCCGCCCCCGATGAGCGCGTCCGGGTGGCCGGCCCGGTAGTCGAACTCCTCGCCCCGTTCGTCGGGCACGTGAACGTGTGTTGCCCCCCGTGCCAGCAGTTCGATCACGGTGTTCGAGAAGTGCATCGTGTCGATGACGACGTACGCGCCCGGTTCCGGGTTCGCGGGGACGTCCTCACACCGTTCGATGAGGCGCTCGTCGAGTCGACTATGCGCTGTGTCTTCATGTACCATGCATTCGGTCTATGCCGACTTCGTGGCT
Coding sequences within:
- a CDS encoding 2-phosphosulfolactate phosphatase, which encodes MVHEDTAHSRLDERLIERCEDVPANPEPGAYVVIDTMHFSNTVIELLARGATHVHVPDERGEEFDYRAGHPDALIGGGRTAEYDPEDGYDFFNSPSYVQDIDVEGRPVSMTSTNGGRTVATLRERGGEDVDVFVGAPLNARAIGRFLRRREHPVSLVAAGYQGEIAVEDHVGAALISRYLDEIPPTETEIERCRDQLETAKGPDYVEKHAIRCRDVRAYAMNVNGRAVIPELSGDSLVRARAPDRSASRERGLAD